The genomic interval CTCTTTCCCGCGCCGTTCGGTCCCAAGAAGCCGAAGATCTCTCCTTCGGCCACGTTGAAACTGACTCCGTTGACGGCCGTGAACTCATCGAACTTCCGCACCAGATCTGAGACGCGGATCACATCCATGAGCGAACCTTCTTGCCTCGCCGGAGCTTCGAATGGTCACGATGCTACGAGAATCTTACTAATCCTCCACGTCAATGTCATTACCCAAGGGCACCGAATCCCACGTCCAAGCGGGTCGTGTGTTCGTGAAGGTCCGGCTACGCTTCTTCGGCGAACACCGGTTTGCCGTGGCCCGTGAGCAAGAGTCGATACTCCAGCGCTCTGATTTTGTCGGCGGAGGCAAGCGCCTGGTCGTAATTGGCCGAGAGCGCCTTGCGTGGCAGACGCACGTCCCCCTTTGAATCGCTAAGAAGGGCGTCGCCGGAGAAGACGACAGCGTCTCGCACTAGCGTGATGCTGCCGGGCGTGTGGCCAGGTGTGTGCATGACGGTGAAGCCTGACACCGAATCGCCATCGTGAAGTACGACATCGGCACTGATCGGCTCGACACGCATGAAGCGCGACAACACCGAGAACACGACGGCCAGCGGGCCGGGAGGGTTCTTCGCGCTCGGGCCGCCTGCGAGCGTCGGAGCGTCGTCGGCGTGGATGACGACCTTTGCTCCGGTCAGGGCCTTGAGGCGGGCGACGCTGCCGACGTGGTCAGGGTCGGAATGGGTGATCACGATGGTTCGTATGTCGCTCGGCGCGTAGCCGAGACCGCGCACGAACGTCACGATTCCGTCCGCATTGCCTGGAAGGCCCGTATCGACGACCAGGAGGCCTTCTTGGGTCTTCACGACGTAGGCGTTTGCACCACGGACGCCTTCGATCTGGTACACGCCATCTGAAAGCTCCATCGTGCGCCTCTCCGCTCGCTGCCGTCCGGTACACGGCTCATCCAACACCCGCCACGCTTGGACCTCGCCCAAGGTCCGCCAAGCCCGGAACACCATACGCCGACGCGCCTTCCGCGGCAGCGGACAGAGCGTCGCAAGCCAGCGAGTGACGGCTCAGTCACGTTTCTCAGATTGCAGTCAATGGGAATCAACCGTCAATCACCGAAGCGGCCGACGTAGTCGGCTGTCACAGCAACCAAGGCCACCGAATGAGTCCCGCACCGGGTTAGCAGCCGGGAGACTGACCGCAAAGACCGCCGACGAGGCGGCCCGAGGCAAGGAGAGCGAGCATGCGCACGATCACGCTCGAGGAGCATTTTGCGACGCCGGCCTTCATGCAGGGCCCGGGGCGAGGGCTGGGCGACGCCGCGGGGAGGGGCCAGATGCTCTCCGGCATGCCTGACGGCTTCGCCCGCCTTGGGGAGCGCCTCCTCGACTTGGGCGATGGCCGAATCGCCGAGATGGACGCTGCCGGCATCGATGTTCAGGTGCTCTCCCTGAACTCCCCCGGTGTCCAGCAGCTCGGCGAGACCGAGGCGATAGATCTTGCCCGCGAGACCAACGACCACCTTGCCGCAGCGGTGGCTCGCTACCCAGGTCGCCTCGAAGGGCTTGCCACTCTGCCAACAGGAACGCCTGAGCTTGCTGCCGACGAGTTGGAGCGGCTGGTCACCCAGCAAGGCTTCAAGGGGGCCGTGATCAACGGCCACAACCGGGGCCGTTACCTCGACGACCAGTTCTACTGGCCCATCCTCGAGCGTGCCGAGTCGCTGCAGGTCCCGATCTACCTGCACCCGACGCCGCCACCGCAGGCAGTCATCGATGCGTCGTACTCGGGCAACTTCGCCCCGGGAGTCGCGACTCAACTCGCGTCGAACGCATGGGGCTGGCACATCGAGACCGCGATCCACGTGCTTCGCATCATCTTGGGCGGCGCGTTCGACAGGTACCCGAACCTGCAGCTCGTGATCGGGCATCTCGGCGAAGCACTGCCGTTCATGCTGCCGCGGGTCGACCGCAATCTCTCGCCGCAGATGACGAAGCTGGACCGCTCGGTGGGCGCCTACCTGCGCGAGAACGTGCACTACACGTTCAGCGGCTTCAACTTCACGCCCACGTTCCTCGACCTGTTCTTGCAGGTAGGGGTTGGCCGCATCATGTTCTCGGCGGACTACCCGTACGGGTCGATGCCGGCGGCCAAGGCCTTCCTCGACGGACTGCCAATCAGCCCCGCCGACAAGGAGCAGATCGCGCACGGCAACGCGGAACGCCTTCTACGACTGTGATCGCCCGCCACAAGCGCGTCAGCCCAGAATCGGAGTGGGAGCCCATCAGGCCGAGAAGGCAGCGTGGAGGGACATGCAATGGAAATCAGCGACAAGGTTGTCATCGTCACGGGGGCGTCCTCGGGAATCGGCGCAGCGTTCGCGCATTCAGCTGCGCGCCAGGGCGCGCGCCTCGTGCTGGCGGCGCGACGCACCGACCGGCTGGAAGCACTTGCAGCCGAGCTGCCCGACGCGCTGGCAATCACAACCGACATGCGCAAGCCCGATCAGGTCCGACGGATGGTGGATGGCGCAGTGGAGCGCTACGGGCGGGTTGACGTGTTGGTCAACAACGCGGGGCAGGGCCTGCACGTGCCGATCGAGCAACTCCGCCTGGACGACCTGCAGGCCGTAGTGGAACTCAATGTCTACGGCGCGATAGTGGCGATGCAATCTGTTCTGCCGCTGATGCGCAGTCAGGGCGGTGGCGCGATCGTCAACGTGAGCTCAAACACGACGCGCATGGTGATACCGGGCATCGGCCCCTACTCCGCGACCAAGTGCGCGCTCAACCAGCTGTCGGCTACGGCTCGCTTGGAGTGGGCGGCGGATGGGATCGCAGTCTCGCTGATCTACCCCAACGTGACCGCGACCGAGTTCCACGATGCGTTGCGCGCGGGCACGATCCGAGGTGGAGGGCGCTTCGCCGCCCAGCCGCCAGAGCTGGTGGCCGAGGCGATTCTTCGGGCAATCAACACCGGCGAGGCCGAAATCGTCATTCCGCCGACGCCGGTGCCCTAGGCCAGCGCCTCCAGCGCCTGCCACGAAAGGCAACGAGTGGCTGTGCGGATCGACGTCTAGGCTTGAGTGCGATTCTTGCGCGCGGAGGCAACATCGCCGTCTGTGATGGCGAAGAACAGCTCAGGCAGCAGCCCCTTCAGCCGGAAGTACAGCCTGCTGATACCGCCGATCACGACGTAGTAGCGGCCGCTCTCGACGGCCCGGACGATTTCGGCCGCAACCTGCTCCGGAGCGATCGCCTTGATGTTGCCGCACACCTTGTCGCACTCGGCGGGGCGATAGAGCTTCTCGTTCGCAAGGCCAGGGGTGTCCACGTCGGGTGGGCACACGACGGACACCTTGATCCCGAGCGGCTTCATCTCTGAGCGCAGTGCCTCCGAGAACCCCATCACCGCGTATTTGGCCGTCGAGTACGCCGTGTAGCCGAACACTCCGATGAAGCCCGCGACCGACGCGACGTTGACGATGTGTCCGCTGCCGCGCGCCTTCATGGCAGGTACCACGGCTTGTGTCGCCGCGATAAGTCCCAGCACGTCGATGTCCATGTGCTGCTTGAAGAGTTCGGGGGGCATCTCCTCGAAGTAGCCGGGGATGAAGACGCCAGCCGAGTTCACGAGCACATCGGGTGTGCCGAGTCTTCCCATGATGTCGTCGATCGCCGCCCGAAGCGCCGTTGTGTCGCTCACGTCCACGCTCGACGTGAGGACCTGGGCGCTTGTGCCCCCGGCCTTCTCAACGAGCTGCTTTGCCTCGGCAAGGCGGCCTTCATCTCGCGCGATCAAAGCGACGCTGGCTCCTCGGCTTGCGAATGCCTTCGCCGTCGCCAGTCCGATGCCGCTACTGCCGCCCGTGACGATGACGGACTTGCCCGTGAAGTCGTTTGTCCGCATAGTTGCCCCATCTTGGTCGCATCGTGTGCACGAAGCCTACAACGGATTGGTGTCGGTCGCAGTCTCGTGTGGTGTGCGTATGTTCTCATAGCAGCCAATCGTCAGTGGAGCCGACCTGCGAAACGGGGACATGAATGACCACCATTTGGGATGACCAGGCGTTCGAACCGCTTTGGTCGGTAGAGGACGGCCGCAAGGCGGGGCTGTACTTCTATCTGGAGGCCATCGAGGAGTACCTGCCCGGCAACCGGGTTCGCGTTGTGGGGCACGGAGAGATGCTCCTGTTGGGCGGCTACTCCTACCTTGGGCTGAACCGCCATCCCGAGATTGATGCCGCCGCGCATGATGCGATCGAGCACTACGGGACCGGAACCCACGGCGTCCGCATGTTGGCTGGCACGACGGCGTTGCACAAGGAGCTCGAGGCCGAGGTCGCTCGTTTCAAGGGGACCGAAGCCGCGGTCACGTTCTCCAGTGGGTACTTCGCGAACTTCTCTACCATCGCGTGTTTGCTCGGCAGGCACGATACCGTGATCTGCGACAAGCTCGACCACGCCAGCATCGTCGACGGCTGCATCCTTTCGGGCGCGCGGTTCGTGCGCTACCGGCACAACGACATGACCCATCTGGAGAAGTCGCTCAAAGACCCGAAGAATACTGGCCGCGTTCTCGTCGTGACCGACGCTGTGTTCAGCATGGACGGCGACGTGGTCAACCTGCCTGAGGTGAGTCGGCTGTGCAAAGAGCACGGCGCGCTGCTCATGGTGGATGAGGCACACTCCATCGGTGTGCTCGGCAAGACTGGGCGCGGCATCGAGGAACACTTCGGTCTGTCCGCCGATGCCGTCGACGTGAAGATGGGGACGTTCAGCAAGGCGATACCGAGCGTGGGTGGTTACATCGCCGGGAGCAACAAGCTCTGCGAGTTCCTGTCACACCAAGCGCGCGGCTTCATCTACTCCGGCGCACTTCCCCCGGCGAGCGCCGCAGCTGCACTGGCGGCCCTTCGTGTCATCCAGCGCGAGCCCGAGCGAGTAGCGCGGCTCCACGAGAACGTCACGTACTTCGCCAATGCGCTGACCGAGCGAGGATTCTCGTTCCTGGACAGCACCACGGCCGTCTTCCCGATCGTTTGCGGCGACGATTGGCCGGCGTTTCAGTTCGCCCGTGGTTGCCAGCGGCGCGGCGTCTACGTTCAGGCCATCCCATACCCGGTGGTTCCCAAGGGCATGGCTCGCCTTCGCGCGGCCGTGTACGCCACGCACACCACGCAGGATCTGGAGTTCTGCGCGAACGTGCTGCGTGAGGCGGCCGAGGAGGTCGGCGGGATACTGCACTGAGGCGGCTCCGACGGCACCCAGACGATCGCGTCCTTGCTCCGGTCCGACAGCGACACGTCGACCGCGGCGGCTTTGGCTCGGGCCGGCGCGTGACTCCGATGCTTGGCTGCGCGCGTGAGCTGGGTACTCTCTCCAACGAACACCGGTAGCTGGCGAGCCCCGCTCGGTGCGCAACTCACTGCTGACCAAGGAGTGCGGCATGACAGATCGTCATGACATGTCGGCTGCGCCTGAACCCACTTCGGCCGGGACGCCCGGCCGGCACGTGCCCGCGGGTCTCTGGGTTCTGCTCGTCTTGTGCGGGTTTCTCGCGCTCGCGGCCCTGTGGTTCGCGCTGTTCGGTGCCCCTCAGACGATCGGCCCCGAGGCTTCGGCGCCTGCGGGGGTACGGGTGACGGGCTCGACCGCGGGCGGGAGCACCGCCGCGGGCTCGGGCATCACCCCGGCAGATGTGCGAAGCGTGCTCGGACAACTGGACTACGCCGAGTCGAACGACACGTCGGCCACCGAGTACGCCAACATGCTTAAGCACGTCTTGGCCGGTGTCGACGTGGCCAACTTCGCGCAAGACGCGCTCGGCGCGGCCTCGACGATCTCGTGGCAGGCGCCCGGCACGTACGCTCCGGTGAACATAACGGGCGCCGAGAAGCGGGCGATCGTCGCTGAGGCCATCGCTTTCTACCGCTCTAACGAGGCATCTGCGGGGGAAAAGGCGGCGCTCGATAGCATGCTGAGCGCTTGGTACAGCCGGCCCGTGCAAATCAGTCGTCCGGACGCTCTGCGCGAGGTGGTCGCCCAAGGTCTGGTGCCGCTGGGCCTCATGTTCGGGGCGCAAGACGCAGACAACCAGTTCGCGTGGCATGTACTGAGCGCCACGGTCACCGGGCCCCGCTCGGCCGACGTAGTCTACTCGGCCAGCGCGATGCCACGGTCAGGCTGGCGGTTCGTCGATCCGACGGTGCGCTACGTCAAGCACCTCACGTTCGCACGAGGCCCTTCCGGGCGGTGGCGCCTTGCAGGATGGAGCAACTACTCGAAAATGAACCAGGCGTTCCACTCCAACGTCACGCCTCCATCGGCGGCCATCAATCTCGACGAGTGGTGGGGCGGCCTCTAGCTCTGTCTGGCCGTTGCACGACGTTTGCTCTGGTTGGCGAAGAGACCTTCGCGAAGGAGTGGTGTCGTGGGACCTGTGCGTCGTCCGGCTGCGCGTGTTGTTGCTCTGGCACTGCTTGCGCTGCTCTCGCTGTCGCTTTCGGGGTGTGCCTCGAACGCAGCGACTGGAACTCAGAGTGGCGTCGAATCGACCGTAACCGCGAGACCCGTAGGGGGCAAAGGCGTGAAGACTGTCTACTTTGCTGGCGGATGCTTCTGGGGCACCGAGAAGTACTTCGATCAGATTCACGGCGTGACCGCCACCGAGGTCGGTTACGCCAACGGCGCGTCCAACTCGGCCACGTATGGCGACGGCAGTGGCTACGCCGAGACGGTGCGCGTCGACTACGATCCCGCGGTCGCGCCGCTGCCCTTCCTGCTCCGTATGTTCTACCTGGCGATCGAC from Coriobacteriia bacterium carries:
- a CDS encoding amidohydrolase family protein, which codes for MRTITLEEHFATPAFMQGPGRGLGDAAGRGQMLSGMPDGFARLGERLLDLGDGRIAEMDAAGIDVQVLSLNSPGVQQLGETEAIDLARETNDHLAAAVARYPGRLEGLATLPTGTPELAADELERLVTQQGFKGAVINGHNRGRYLDDQFYWPILERAESLQVPIYLHPTPPPQAVIDASYSGNFAPGVATQLASNAWGWHIETAIHVLRIILGGAFDRYPNLQLVIGHLGEALPFMLPRVDRNLSPQMTKLDRSVGAYLRENVHYTFSGFNFTPTFLDLFLQVGVGRIMFSADYPYGSMPAAKAFLDGLPISPADKEQIAHGNAERLLRL
- a CDS encoding SDR family oxidoreductase produces the protein MRTNDFTGKSVIVTGGSSGIGLATAKAFASRGASVALIARDEGRLAEAKQLVEKAGGTSAQVLTSSVDVSDTTALRAAIDDIMGRLGTPDVLVNSAGVFIPGYFEEMPPELFKQHMDIDVLGLIAATQAVVPAMKARGSGHIVNVASVAGFIGVFGYTAYSTAKYAVMGFSEALRSEMKPLGIKVSVVCPPDVDTPGLANEKLYRPAECDKVCGNIKAIAPEQVAAEIVRAVESGRYYVVIGGISRLYFRLKGLLPELFFAITDGDVASARKNRTQA
- a CDS encoding SDR family oxidoreductase, encoding MEISDKVVIVTGASSGIGAAFAHSAARQGARLVLAARRTDRLEALAAELPDALAITTDMRKPDQVRRMVDGAVERYGRVDVLVNNAGQGLHVPIEQLRLDDLQAVVELNVYGAIVAMQSVLPLMRSQGGGAIVNVSSNTTRMVIPGIGPYSATKCALNQLSATARLEWAADGIAVSLIYPNVTATEFHDALRAGTIRGGGRFAAQPPELVAEAILRAINTGEAEIVIPPTPVP
- a CDS encoding MBL fold metallo-hydrolase, whose product is MELSDGVYQIEGVRGANAYVVKTQEGLLVVDTGLPGNADGIVTFVRGLGYAPSDIRTIVITHSDPDHVGSVARLKALTGAKVVIHADDAPTLAGGPSAKNPPGPLAVVFSVLSRFMRVEPISADVVLHDGDSVSGFTVMHTPGHTPGSITLVRDAVVFSGDALLSDSKGDVRLPRKALSANYDQALASADKIRALEYRLLLTGHGKPVFAEEA
- a CDS encoding aminotransferase class I/II-fold pyridoxal phosphate-dependent enzyme, with translation MTTIWDDQAFEPLWSVEDGRKAGLYFYLEAIEEYLPGNRVRVVGHGEMLLLGGYSYLGLNRHPEIDAAAHDAIEHYGTGTHGVRMLAGTTALHKELEAEVARFKGTEAAVTFSSGYFANFSTIACLLGRHDTVICDKLDHASIVDGCILSGARFVRYRHNDMTHLEKSLKDPKNTGRVLVVTDAVFSMDGDVVNLPEVSRLCKEHGALLMVDEAHSIGVLGKTGRGIEEHFGLSADAVDVKMGTFSKAIPSVGGYIAGSNKLCEFLSHQARGFIYSGALPPASAAAALAALRVIQREPERVARLHENVTYFANALTERGFSFLDSTTAVFPIVCGDDWPAFQFARGCQRRGVYVQAIPYPVVPKGMARLRAAVYATHTTQDLEFCANVLREAAEEVGGILH